A DNA window from Acropora palmata chromosome 12, jaAcrPala1.3, whole genome shotgun sequence contains the following coding sequences:
- the LOC141860319 gene encoding uncharacterized protein LOC141860319 isoform X1, producing MTITTALSFTYNTTSLILYFAYCRDMASGPAAFASSTRENTNYARLCRLLIDIGTETLRNIFNGIHSPAAASLHKILSSSSSHYSTLQCLKKRGVLNPTLWGKLSTSSSAEFDITLLMVLLRNVCGLSPPVSTGNWDELPPESDNSTEANIVRIKFFRNDVYAHASKASINDATFNQLWKNISNAIIGLESGKNVTSCATAISKVKTECMDPDTEAHFRDLLNDWKKYDDNTKEMLEELTGNQEKAIEQIIKIKENQERTHIELGEMKGIFLLKSSHIAFIFRLTVGVPQMTFQPRTSIYSFFHILHF from the exons ATGACAATCACTACAGCTTTGTCATTCACATACAACACGACTTCACTAATTCTCTACTTTGCATACTGCCGAG ATATGGCATCTGGTCCAGCAGCCTTTGCTTCCTCAACAAGAGAAAACACCAACTATGCTCGTCTGTGTCGTCTTCTCATAGATATTGGAACTGAGACGCTTCGAAATATCTTTAATGGAATCCATTCTCCAGCTGCAGCCAGTTTGCACAAGATTTTATCAAGTTCTTCATCACATTACAGCACATTACAGTGCCTGAAGAAAAGGGGAGTTCTGAATCCCACTCTGTGGGGAAAGCTGTCCACTTCGTCATCAGCCGAATTTGATATTACTCTTTTGATGGTACTTCTGAGAAATGTATGCGGTTTGAGTCCTCCTGTTAGTACTGGCAACTGGGATGAGCTTCCCCCTGAATCTGATAACAGTACTGAAGCAAATATAGTGAGAATCAAGTTCTTCAGAAATGATGTCTATGCTCATGCCAGTAAGGCCTCAATTAATGATGCAACATTTAATCAACTATGGAAGAATATCAGCAATGCAATCATAGGACTTGAATCTggaaaaaatgtcacttcATGTGCTACAGCCATCAGTAAAGTGAAGACTGAGTGCATGGATCCTGATACTGAAGCTCACTTCCGAGATTTACTAAATGATTGGAAAAAATATGATGATAACACTAAGGAAATGCTGGAAGAACTTACAG GAAATCAAGAGAAAGCCATTGAACAGATTATTAAGATCAAAG aaAACCAAGAGAGAACCCACATTGAGCTTGGAGAGATGaaaggtatttttttattaaaatccTCTCATATTGCATTCATATTCAGGCTGACTGTTGGTGTGCCACAGATGACCTTTCAACCACGTACCTCCATCTATTCGTTCTTccatattttgcatttttga
- the LOC141860319 gene encoding E3 ubiquitin-protein ligase DZIP3-like isoform X2, with product MTITTALSFTYNTTSLILYFAYCRDMASGPAAFASSTRENTNYARLCRLLIDIGTETLRNIFNGIHSPAAASLHKILSSSSSHYSTLQCLKKRGVLNPTLWGKLSTSSSAEFDITLLMVLLRNVCGLSPPVSTGNWDELPPESDNSTEANIVRIKFFRNDVYAHASKASINDATFNQLWKNISNAIIGLESGKNVTSCATAISKVKTECMDPDTEAHFRDLLNDWKKYDDNTKEMLEELTGNQEKAIEQIIKIKALSGSQRGGP from the exons ATGACAATCACTACAGCTTTGTCATTCACATACAACACGACTTCACTAATTCTCTACTTTGCATACTGCCGAG ATATGGCATCTGGTCCAGCAGCCTTTGCTTCCTCAACAAGAGAAAACACCAACTATGCTCGTCTGTGTCGTCTTCTCATAGATATTGGAACTGAGACGCTTCGAAATATCTTTAATGGAATCCATTCTCCAGCTGCAGCCAGTTTGCACAAGATTTTATCAAGTTCTTCATCACATTACAGCACATTACAGTGCCTGAAGAAAAGGGGAGTTCTGAATCCCACTCTGTGGGGAAAGCTGTCCACTTCGTCATCAGCCGAATTTGATATTACTCTTTTGATGGTACTTCTGAGAAATGTATGCGGTTTGAGTCCTCCTGTTAGTACTGGCAACTGGGATGAGCTTCCCCCTGAATCTGATAACAGTACTGAAGCAAATATAGTGAGAATCAAGTTCTTCAGAAATGATGTCTATGCTCATGCCAGTAAGGCCTCAATTAATGATGCAACATTTAATCAACTATGGAAGAATATCAGCAATGCAATCATAGGACTTGAATCTggaaaaaatgtcacttcATGTGCTACAGCCATCAGTAAAGTGAAGACTGAGTGCATGGATCCTGATACTGAAGCTCACTTCCGAGATTTACTAAATGATTGGAAAAAATATGATGATAACACTAAGGAAATGCTGGAAGAACTTACAG GAAATCAAGAGAAAGCCATTGAACAGATTATTAAGATCAAAG CACTTTCAGGATCCCAAAGGGGGGGTCCCTAG